In Desulfonatronospira thiodismutans ASO3-1, the sequence ATCTGCCTGCATATTCCCATGAGAAGATTGAATTCATGCTGCCGGATGCCTGTTTTGGCCAGAAACCTTTTCAGGGGCAGCATGAAGTAATCCGGGTTGTCCGGCTGCAGGAAATCTATAAGCAGCAGGGTCTCCTGGATGTTCTGGTGCAAAAGCTGCATCTGCTCCTGGGTAACAGGAGGCGAGTCCCAGGAGGGGATATGGCGGGTTCTGGCGGCCGGTACATGCTTAAAGCATTCATACAGGACCAGGAGAACCGCCTGGGAGAGATTGAGGGACCAGGCCTGGCTTGTGGTGGGGATGGAAATGATGCGCGGGCAGAGTTCTATCTCATGGTTGGCCAGGCCTTTGTCCTCGGGGCCGAAAACCAGGGCGGTGTCCTGGTCCAGGGTTTCCGGGCGCATGATTTCCTGAGCCGCCTGCCAGGGCAGAAATACGCCCTTGCGCCAGCCACCCACCCGGGCGGAAGTGGCAAAGACCCGGTGAAAGCCCTTCAGAGCCTGTTCCAGGTTGGGGTAGTGCTCGGTTGAGCGCAGCAGTTCCGCCCCTCTGGAGGTGGCCAGGGGAGCGGCCCGTTGCGGGTCGAAGGTCTGTGATCCGGCGATGATCAGCCTGGAACAGCCCATGTTGATGCAGGCCCGGGCCACGGAGCCGACGTTTTCCGAGTACTTGGGGCGGCAGAGTATGACCGCGATGTTGTTCATGTTAGTGACTTACTCCTGAAACCTTGCTTGCCCCGTGTATTTTCTTCCAATACACTGGGGTCATAAAAAACAAGAAAATTCTCACGCAAAGACGCTAAGACGCTAAGTCAAAGACGCGAAGTAGGTGTATTGTCCAAAACCGGGACATGGTTTTGCACAAGGCTGCCTTCCTTTGCGATCTTTGCTTGCCCGGTTAAATGCGTAAGCACCTCGAAGAGGATTTAACTGGGCGCCTTTGCGTGAAAAAATGGGTTGCGGGCATGGCCCGCGTTAGACATTGAACCTGAAGGTTATGATGTCCCCGTCACGCACGATGTATTCCTTGCCTTCAAGGCGCAGCACACCCTGTTCTCTGGCCTTTTTAAAAGTCTTGCAGGCCAAAAAGTCCTCCCATCCCAGCACTTCGGCCCGGATAAAGCCTTTCTGTATATCGGAGTGGATTACACCTGCGGCTTCCCAGGCGTTTTTCCCCCGCTTCAGCGGCCAGGAGCGCACTTCTTTTTCCCCTGCGGTGAGAAAAGTGATCAAGCCCAGAAGGTCATAAGTCCGGCCAATGACCCGGTCCAGCACTGACCCCTCAATGCCCAGTTCCTGCATGAATTCCAGAAGCTCCTGCTGGTCCTCCAGCTCGGACAGTTCCCTTTCCAGCCTGGCGGAAAAGGCGACATGTCCCATGCCGGTACTTTCCGGCGGAGTTTTAAAGCCGCTCAAGCTGTCCTCAGCCACGTTCCAGGCATAGAGTACTGGTCTGGATGACAGAAAGGCAAAACCCCGCAGATCCTCATGAGCGGCAAGGTCTGGATATTCCCGCAGAGGACTGTCCTGTTCCAGGACCTGCCTGGCCTTGTTCAGGAGTTCTTCCTGGTTCTGGTCATGCAGGTGTTTGGCCTTTTTTTTGTCTTCCTGCATCCTTTCCAGTTTTTTTTCGATCACCGCCAGATCGGCGATAATGAGCTCGGCTTCAATGGCGCTTTGCTGGGCTGCCGGGTCATGGGTTCCGGTGTAGGCGTCCAGGACCGCCAGCAGACATTCAAAGCCTCTGATATCGCTTAAAACCTTGTTGCCCAGGGAGTTTGAGCCTCCCCCGGGCAGGTCCTGGAACTCTATTTCCGTATGGGTGATTTTTTTGGGTTTGAAAAGGTCGCAAAGTGGTTCCAGGCGCGGCTCAGGGACCTTGACCGCGGCCCTGTTGCCCGGGGTGCCTGGACCGGCCAGGGCTTTGAAAAGCTCAGTCTTGCCGCTGCCGCTGAAGCCTATTATGGCGGTTTTCATATCTTCACCTTTATGGATTATGGGATTAAGGGATTATGGAATTAAGGTATTAAGGGATTGAGGGATTCATTAAAGGATAAAGTTTCAGGTAACCATTCAGGGGGACAGGAATCACGCCTCTGGCGTGACTGGGGACAGTCCCCGCGTCACTTGTCCTGCACAAATACACAAATTACAGACGCAAAATTTTGTGAAGCTGCATAATCATTACTTAGCGGGGGACAGTCCCCTGGCCTTGTGCCATTAGTCAGTTTTCATCCGGAAACGGTTCTTTTTCCCTTTGGCGGCGTCAATCTGCACAATTATTCGTCAACGTATTAAGATACGCCTCCTCATAATTGCTTGATTTCCTTGCCAAAAGAAAAAACTCCTCGTTTCCGGAAAGAAAACCATCAGTTTCAGCATCCGGAAATAAAGAATTTCCGGATGGAAACTAGTCAGCACCGAGGACCCCCTGAATGGTTACAGTTTCAGGGATTCTGGACTGTCATAAAGCACGTGTGTCAAGCCTTTCTTGATTCCTTGATCCCTCAACTCATTGATCCTTGATTCTTCAAGAAACAGGTTTGTAGGCGCAGGCCGTCAAAGGCCAAAGGCCTTATAGCAAAAAGCTCTTTCTGACAAGGGAAACGCCCCGGGTCAATTTTTCCTTGCCAAAGAAGAATGCTATGCTTATACGCACCAACATTATGAGCAAAGATCTAATTATCGTCGAGTCGCCGGCCAAGGTAAAGACCATCAGCAAATTCCTGGGCAAGGATTACATGGTGGAGGCCTCAGTGGGCCATATCCGGGACCTGCCCAAGAAAACCCTGGGAGTGGATGAAGAAAGCGGTTTTCAGCCCGAATACGAGATCATCTACGGCAAGAAAAAGGTGGTCAATAAGCTCAAGCAGAGCGCTGCCAAGTCAGCCAGAGTTTTTCTGGCACCGGACCCTGACCGGGAAGGTGAAGCCATAGCCTGGCATATTGCCGAGGAAATAAAATCCAAGAATGCCAATATCCATCGTATCCAGTTCAACGAGATCACTTCCAGGGCGGTACAGGAGGCCCTGCAGAATCCAAGAGAGCTGAACCAGAGCCTGTTTGATTCCCAGCAGGCCAGGCGTGTTCTGGACCGGCTGGTGGGCTACAAGATCTCGCCTCTTCTCTGGAAAAAGGTCAAACGCGGCCTTTCCGCCGGCCGGGTGCAGTCCGTGGCCCTGCGCATGATAGTGGAGCGCGAGCGCGAGCGCCAGGCCTTTGTGCCCGAAGAATACTGGGTATTTAAGGTCAATTTGCAGACCCAGGCCCTGGAGAGTTTTGAGGCTGGACTGTGGAAGATTGCCGGTAAAAAGGCCCATGTGCCCTCGGAAAAAGATGCCCTGGCCCTGGAGGAAAAAGTCAGGGGGGCTTCGTTTACAGTGCAGTCGGTTGAAGAAAAGGAGAGATCCAGGGATCCCAAGCCGCCTTTTATCACCTCAACCCTGCAGCAGGAAGCCAGCAACCGCTTAGGATTCACCGCCAAGCGGACCATGAGCGTGGCCCAGCGCCTGTATGAAGGCCTGGACCTGGGAGACAAAGGCACCACCGCCCTTATAACCTACATGCGTACCGATTCAGTGCGGGTGGCCAAGGAGGCCCAGCAGGAGGCCAAATCCTGGATCATAAACAACCTGGGCAAGGATTATTATCCAAAAAAGACCAGGTTCTTCAAATCCAAGGGCTCAGCCCAGGATGCCCACGAAGCCATCAGGCCGGTGGACCCGTCCATTACTCCGGACGAAATCAAGTCCTACCTGTCCCGGGATGATTACGTGCTCTACAATCTCATCTGGTCCAGGTTCATGGCCTCCCAGATGGCCGCGGCCAGGTTCTGGGATACTGTGGTGACCGTCAAGGCGGCAGACACTCTGTGGCGGGCCAAGGGAGAGCGCATTATCTTTCCGGGTTTTCTGCGCATTTATATCCCGGGGGGCACCCAGGAGGACAGTCTTCTGCCCAAGCTGGCCAAGGATGAAGAGCTGGTCCTGGAAAATCTGTCCAAGGAGCAGAAATTCACTCAGCCCCCGGCCAGGTACAGCGAAGCCTCCCTGGTGCGCAGGCTGGAGGAACTGGGCATCGGCAGGCCCTCCACTTATGCAGCCATTATTTCCACACTCCTGGACAGGGAATACGTAACCCTGGAGGAAAAAAATTTCCGGCCCACTGAACTGGGCTCAGAAGTGTGCGATCTGCTTGTCGAGCATTTCCCGTCCCTGCTGGATGCAGGATTTACCGCCCAGCTGGAGCAGGACCTGGATACCATCGCTCTGGGTGAAAAAAACTGGGTGGAGGTGATGCGCAGTTTTACCGGGGAATTTTACCCCACCCTGGAAAAGGCCCAGAAGGCCATGGCTTCGGTCAAGGGGGGCAAGGAGACGGACATCAAGTGCGACAAGTGCGGAGAAACCATGCTCATCCGTTTCGGGCGCAACGGGGCTTTTCTGGCCTGTTCCAGTTATCCGGAATGCAAGAATACCAGCAATTTCACCCGGGATGACAAGGGCAGCGTGCAACTGGTGGAAAATGAGACAGTGGAACGTGAAAAGGTAGGGA encodes:
- a CDS encoding RNA methyltransferase, whose product is MNNIAVILCRPKYSENVGSVARACINMGCSRLIIAGSQTFDPQRAAPLATSRGAELLRSTEHYPNLEQALKGFHRVFATSARVGGWRKGVFLPWQAAQEIMRPETLDQDTALVFGPEDKGLANHEIELCPRIISIPTTSQAWSLNLSQAVLLVLYECFKHVPAARTRHIPSWDSPPVTQEQMQLLHQNIQETLLLIDFLQPDNPDYFMLPLKRFLAKTGIRQHEFNLLMGICRQIKWMAGRLPPGPASRSQP
- a CDS encoding DUF933 domain-containing protein, which produces MKTAIIGFSGSGKTELFKALAGPGTPGNRAAVKVPEPRLEPLCDLFKPKKITHTEIEFQDLPGGGSNSLGNKVLSDIRGFECLLAVLDAYTGTHDPAAQQSAIEAELIIADLAVIEKKLERMQEDKKKAKHLHDQNQEELLNKARQVLEQDSPLREYPDLAAHEDLRGFAFLSSRPVLYAWNVAEDSLSGFKTPPESTGMGHVAFSARLERELSELEDQQELLEFMQELGIEGSVLDRVIGRTYDLLGLITFLTAGEKEVRSWPLKRGKNAWEAAGVIHSDIQKGFIRAEVLGWEDFLACKTFKKAREQGVLRLEGKEYIVRDGDIITFRFNV
- the topA gene encoding type I DNA topoisomerase, encoding MSKDLIIVESPAKVKTISKFLGKDYMVEASVGHIRDLPKKTLGVDEESGFQPEYEIIYGKKKVVNKLKQSAAKSARVFLAPDPDREGEAIAWHIAEEIKSKNANIHRIQFNEITSRAVQEALQNPRELNQSLFDSQQARRVLDRLVGYKISPLLWKKVKRGLSAGRVQSVALRMIVERERERQAFVPEEYWVFKVNLQTQALESFEAGLWKIAGKKAHVPSEKDALALEEKVRGASFTVQSVEEKERSRDPKPPFITSTLQQEASNRLGFTAKRTMSVAQRLYEGLDLGDKGTTALITYMRTDSVRVAKEAQQEAKSWIINNLGKDYYPKKTRFFKSKGSAQDAHEAIRPVDPSITPDEIKSYLSRDDYVLYNLIWSRFMASQMAAARFWDTVVTVKAADTLWRAKGERIIFPGFLRIYIPGGTQEDSLLPKLAKDEELVLENLSKEQKFTQPPARYSEASLVRRLEELGIGRPSTYAAIISTLLDREYVTLEEKNFRPTELGSEVCDLLVEHFPSLLDAGFTAQLEQDLDTIALGEKNWVEVMRSFTGEFYPTLEKAQKAMASVKGGKETDIKCDKCGETMLIRFGRNGAFLACSSYPECKNTSNFTRDDKGSVQLVENETVEREKVGTCPDCGGDLVIKKARTGSRFIACDNYPKCKHSAPFSTGIACPQDGCTGELVEKSSRRGKIFYGCNRYPECDYALWNPPVAKECPECGSKVLVQKNTKTRGQHLDCPVKGCKYWEEI